A stretch of Candidatus Acidiferrales bacterium DNA encodes these proteins:
- a CDS encoding HEAT repeat domain-containing protein, with translation MGGVPGLPGGLGTGAWGPLADASLATMLSENEVVDMVRLLMRLGGQVSGAASAPQASMALRETVGNLEVKPAAVLINLLAQAPSDTGERNTAQMLVDLAEKLAIRYAIGQLERGVQPAEATRQLINRLAQQIMALRKGILSRDLKLREAGVTLDSYPEELDRKFWLGVAPSTRTRILRSPEAWAIPAKNIRLHLEDLLANGKEREVRFILQNYAACLASPEAEARRRIAVGLPDLLDLVQRVATPDLLKQLKQVLLDRLEQEATPAISKPISAMLAQIEEMAWRRSEYEISQEILSALQRYSGEPSERGRNCATLFEELTQDNKFGDRLQSVITSRSPDIGRALQVFSLLPEKTIHLAMDLADRESNPLRRQGITELIGGLGKAAAPVLRMMLVSDRRRTVMTALEWLERGHPESILEALPLMVGKRDPQVQYAALTAVIHRDVPGRVRILIEILPHLHKYVQPRVMDELGMLRENDAVDLLVQYATGAKFADEPYLRVKAVEALGRIGAERSVEPLICILSERSFMSSKHPPELRICAAEALERIGGEKARQAVAQFIKGEAAAEIRSLPLTEESSWVDRRGGRPRKYRRMNLEVRLSATLQSAESRITATVRNAGLGGAFFESGERFPVGTVVTLTLGSGLRPVHATGMVRSVRPAGLGVEFVSMDLKERARWRRFLRARAATK, from the coding sequence ACAAGTTTCCGGAGCGGCAAGCGCTCCACAGGCCTCCATGGCGTTGCGCGAGACAGTTGGGAATTTGGAGGTCAAGCCCGCTGCTGTCCTGATCAACCTTCTGGCTCAGGCTCCTTCCGATACCGGCGAACGCAACACCGCCCAAATGCTGGTGGACCTGGCCGAAAAGCTTGCCATTCGCTATGCCATCGGGCAATTGGAGCGAGGTGTACAGCCAGCCGAAGCAACGCGCCAACTGATCAACCGCCTGGCTCAGCAAATCATGGCCTTGCGCAAGGGGATTTTGTCGCGCGACCTCAAGCTGCGCGAGGCGGGCGTCACCCTGGACAGCTACCCCGAGGAATTGGATCGAAAATTCTGGCTTGGAGTGGCACCCTCGACTCGCACCCGTATCCTGCGCAGCCCGGAGGCCTGGGCGATACCGGCGAAAAATATTCGCCTCCATCTGGAGGACCTGCTTGCCAACGGCAAGGAGCGCGAAGTGCGTTTTATCCTCCAAAACTACGCCGCCTGCCTTGCTTCACCCGAAGCGGAAGCCCGCCGGCGAATCGCCGTGGGCTTGCCGGATCTTCTTGACCTGGTGCAGCGCGTCGCTACCCCCGACCTTCTTAAACAGCTCAAGCAGGTCCTCTTGGACCGCCTGGAGCAAGAGGCCACTCCCGCGATTTCGAAACCCATCAGCGCCATGCTGGCGCAGATCGAAGAGATGGCCTGGCGGCGGAGCGAATACGAGATCTCTCAGGAGATCCTGAGCGCGTTGCAAAGGTACTCGGGCGAACCAAGCGAGCGCGGCCGCAACTGCGCGACCCTTTTTGAGGAGTTGACCCAGGACAATAAATTCGGCGACCGCCTCCAGTCGGTCATCACCTCCCGTAGCCCCGACATTGGCCGAGCGCTGCAGGTCTTTTCCCTGCTTCCCGAAAAAACGATTCACCTGGCCATGGATCTGGCCGATCGCGAAAGCAATCCGCTTCGCCGCCAGGGCATAACCGAATTGATCGGCGGGCTCGGGAAGGCGGCCGCGCCCGTCCTCCGCATGATGCTGGTTTCCGATCGCAGGCGGACGGTCATGACGGCTCTCGAATGGCTCGAGCGCGGCCATCCAGAATCGATCCTCGAAGCCTTGCCCCTCATGGTTGGCAAACGGGATCCACAAGTGCAGTATGCCGCCCTGACGGCTGTCATCCACCGCGATGTTCCCGGCCGCGTTCGTATCCTGATTGAGATATTGCCGCACTTGCACAAGTATGTTCAGCCGCGAGTGATGGATGAGCTCGGCATGCTCCGGGAGAACGACGCGGTCGATCTCCTCGTCCAATATGCCACCGGCGCCAAATTTGCCGATGAACCCTACCTGCGCGTGAAAGCCGTTGAAGCTTTAGGGCGCATTGGAGCCGAGCGCTCGGTCGAGCCGCTCATCTGCATCCTGAGCGAACGAAGTTTCATGTCCAGCAAGCATCCCCCGGAACTTCGCATTTGCGCGGCAGAAGCTCTCGAGCGAATCGGCGGGGAGAAAGCGCGACAGGCCGTCGCCCAATTCATCAAAGGGGAAGCCGCGGCTGAGATCAGGTCGCTGCCCTTGACGGAAGAATCCAGTTGGGTGGATCGTCGCGGGGGCCGGCCTCGCAAATATCGCCGCATGAATCTGGAAGTTAGGTTGTCGGCCACGCTCCAGAGCGCGGAATCCCGCATCACCGCCACCGTGCGCAACGCTGGACTCGGCGGCGCTTTCTTTGAGTCGGGCGAGCGCTTTCCCGTCGGGACAGTCGTAACCCTGACGCTTGGCTCGGGCCTCCGGCCGGTCCATGCCACCGGCATGGTGCGCAGCGTCCGGCCTGCCGGTCTGGGCGTGGAATTTGTTTCGATGGATCTTAAAGAACGCGCGCGGTGGAGAAGGTTTCTGCGCGCCCGAGCCGCCACCAAGTAG